Proteins from one Acropora muricata isolate sample 2 chromosome 9, ASM3666990v1, whole genome shotgun sequence genomic window:
- the LOC136928457 gene encoding adenosine receptor A3-like isoform X1 yields MSDGAELPKREYIVLCVLNTFMALIAVVLNSVTIHAIRKTSSASLPKNLRVLLLNLAFSDLSVGLVVQPFFVIHLTLLFELQHTEFAEKIKTISWVMGILFVCISVLGVLALSVDRFLAVHLHLRYLEIVTPQRIVSILFLSWMISTILSLLWIAEEFNDFLWIFISVFLATCLVMTALLQCKIFSIVRRHRYQIHTQKVQQSQPKDETGANVEHQKPSVRSAFYLYFTLLVCFFPKIFIAFARTRSRGIILDILYMYTTTLLFANSCLNPLIYGWKLRHIRRTIRMILRNIFVRGTETGSSGN; encoded by the coding sequence ATGTCTGACGGTGCAGAACTGCCTAAGCGGGAATATATAGTTCTCTGTGTCTTGAACACTTTCATGGCGTTGATTGCTGTCGTATTGAATAGTGTAACGATTCACGCGATAAGGAAAACGTCATCGGCTTCGTTGCCAAAAAATCTGAGAGTATTGCTATTGAATTTGGCTTTTTCTGATCTCAGTGTTGGATTGGTGGTTCAACCTTTTTTCGTCATTCACCTTACTTTGCTGTTTGAGTTACAACACACagaatttgcagagaaaatCAAGACGATTTCTTGGGTGATGGGAATTTTGTTTGTCTGCATTTCAGTCTTAGGAGTGTTGGCTCTTAGCGTGGATAGATTCTTGGCCGTTCATCTTCACCTCAGATACCTGGAAATTGTGACTCCACAGCGAATTGTTTCCATCTTATTCTTAAGCTGGATGATAAGCACAATTCTTTCCCTTTTGTGGATCGCAGAAGAATTCAATGACTTCCTATGGATTTTCATAAGTGTTTTCTTAGCTACCTGCCTCGTGATGACAGCATTGCTTCAATGTAAAATTTTCTCCATAGTAAGACGTCATCGATACCAAATACACACCCAGAAAGTGCAACAAAGCCAACCAAAGGATGAAACTGGAGCAAATGTTGAGCACCAAAAGCCTTCAGTACGCAGCGCATTCTATCTTTACTTTACACTTTTGGTTTGCTTTTTTCCAAAGATATTTATCGCATTTGCTAGAACCAGATCAAGAGGAATAATTTTGGATATCTTGTATATGTATACGACAACGCTTCTGTTTGCAAACTCATGTTTAAACCCGTTGATTTACGGGTGGAAGTTGAGGCATATTCGACGCACCATCAGAATGATACTGCGAAATATTTTTGTCAGGGGTACAGAAACAGGCAGCAGTGGAAATTGA